The Lodderomyces beijingensis strain CBS 14171 genome assembly, chromosome: 4 nucleotide sequence TGCATATATAAAAAGTTAGGGCTGACGCACTAAATGTACAATACTAGTAGCGAGTGAAGCACGTGAGTTCCAGCTGGCTTTGCGCACCACACACCAAACaaaattcaaaattttCCAAGTACAGGATATAGCGAAAACGAGCTTGAAAGGGGAGATCTCGAAGTTAAcgctcaagttcaagttcaagttcaagtacACATACACAATGGTATGTTCAAAAAATGAATAGAAGGAGCTTGTGGATGTTCTAGAGACTGTGTTGGGAAGAGACGTGAATCAAATGGAGCAGCACGGAGGAGAGATATCAAATAGGACCAACACCAGATGGCCATTTAAagcatcttcatcatcatcatcatcaccaacagtAATATCAGTATTATCACCTTGAAGGACGAAAGTATATATTGGACACAGCTCATGAGTATGCTGTTAAAATTGCAACCCGTTTCAGTCAGATTGGACACCGACTCAAAGTGGATGGAAGGAAGATCATGACAATAACTCCAGCCATCATACCaccaaacaacaacagcaacaacagcaacactTGCTCGTCTCGATCCTTGTTACCGGTATTTTCCCAACTATCAAACAAGCAACTCCATAGCTCTAGTTCGCCACAAGGTAAAATCATATTCATTCAGATATGGTATACTAACATTCCCAAACCTTTAGGTCGCCGTCAAAACATACGAATTGAGAACCAAATCCAAAGCCGACTTGGAAAACCAATTAGTCGAACTCAAGAAggagttggccaacttgaaagTCCAAAAATTACAAAGACCAAGCTTACCTCGTATCCACATTGTTCGTAAAAACATAGCTAGAGTCTTGACcgtcatcaacttgaaccaaAGAGACAATGTCAAGGCCTTTTACGAAGGTAAAAAATACCAGCCAAAAGACTTGAGAGCTAAAAAGACCAGAGCTTTGAGAAGAAAATTGACCAAGCATGAACAAAGCCAGGAAACTGACAAGGCTAGAAAAGCTAGAATCAGCTTCCCACAAAGAAAATTCGCTATCAAGGCTTAAGaatgctttttttcttgtttggaaaaaaagagtcgAGTCGGTTGAGATAGTGATTGGGGATTTTGGTGTACGTTTTGTATAATACAATATAATGTTCTTGATTAATGTTATACTATTCaagtttgtttgttttttttttagagaGAGAAATGAGTAGGTGCGAGGAGTTACTACTTATTGCAGATGGCTTGTCTTAAGGCTTGAGGTGGGTATATGTACATATGTACACAGGGTTTTGCTCTACTCGGGCATGGGCGAGTCTCCTGCGTTCAATCTCtcattcttcttttgttgCTTAAAAGCTGTGATTTTGTCTTTCAATTCAACATCGGGCACCACATCTTCCAATTTCAAGGGCATTCTGTTGAATGGATCAGTTGCGTCACTTATCAAATGCGCTTTGATTGTAGACCGATCAATGCTGACTTTAGAGCCTGGTAGAATGACTGGATCTTCCATCAAGGTAAACATTAAGGGGTCCAAGAATTCGTCGGGAACCTCgcccaactccaactcttcgtcttcttcagcttTTCGATTCTCTTCGGCCTTTTGTGAAAATATCCTAAGCTGATTGATAATCTTGTTATCGGTAAATGTCCTAGTTGTTAAAATGTTCTCCGCTTTCCTAAAGTAGTTGACATCAAAAGATCTCCCATCGCGAGAAACGGCAATGACAAATCGGCTCTGTGATGCGAGATTCACATAAACTTCGCAAATGTCGCTAAGCACCTTTTTGGGTTCGAAATTGTACTTTTCCGGTGCCTCTACTTTTAAATTGGAACATTTGGGGCCTACAAGGATGGACAAGTTGTAGTCAAGCATACCGGCCAAACGGTCGACGATTTCAGGTAACACGAATCCCTTGGGTACTTCTCTCGTGAAcaatttgaacaattcAATGGTCTTGTTGGACAAGCTCATCAACGATTTCGCTCTCTTTTCGGCTGATTCCAAATTGCCATTTAACTCCTCCGTGGATCCCAACTCTTCGTTTTCCGGATCGCCAGCTAAACGACGCTTGATCTCGACTTGGTAGTCATGGATTGAATTCAATAAATTGAAGCTCTCGTCGAGCAAATATGTAGTGTCATTAAGCATTCTGGCAATGAACCTGATGAAAAACTCGACATTGTTTTCGGAATAATCGCGCAACTGGTTTCTGTATCGTGGCGTCTTCCACAACTCCTCGAGAATCACAGTCACATAGTAACGACTGTTGAATTTATCATAAAACTGCGACGAGGCTCCTGTTTTCTCAACCATGACATAAAAGTCAAGCAACGAGTATAGTaaattgttcaacaccaagtgATCGCTTCTGAATATCGGCGCATTGAACCCTTCTTGGCCGCTTGGCCCAGGAAGCGAGCCAATGAATAAAATCTCAACCAAGTTGGCCTTCATGTGTGGGTTACCAATTAATTCCGGGCACCTCAAAAGAATAGtggcaaactcaacaaacaaaatgAGTTTATCCTCGTTACCGACCAAGGGGCAACCTCTAAAGTTCACGGTGAACTTGCAATAGTTGATAAGCCCTTCAAGGAGAAACTCGGGGTAATACTTCCATGGCTCGGGAGTTTTcgttttcaagaaatcGTGATCGTCCAATTGCGAAACCCTCgcgattttgaaaatggggATCGATAATTTCGTTTGTGGGTAATTGTGGTTTGGGTCAATCATTCGTGTTATGTAAACAGTTGATCCAATGACAAAATCAAATATTTCCAATTGCAACGGACGAAGACTGAAAATGGACTGGATTGCATATTTTTCGGCAACAGCCATCCCCACggcttttttcaatctcggcAAGCCCGCTCGCAAGGCATTTGCTTGCAAGTTATTGACACCTGGGGGCATGCGCCCCATCTCGATCATGGCTATCCTCTGCTCTCCTTCCTTAATCTGTTGCTCCAACCTCTCATACTTTATAAATATACCTCCCATTCCGTAATGCAAAtatgtcaatgtcaagttgaaacaatCGGAAATGAAATTTGGCTTTGAAACACCTTGCTCGTGTCTATGCTTGTAGTACTCGTCGGCCTCTTCAATCAGCGAATTGACCCTTGATTCTTCCAGGATATCTAGCAAATCACTGCTAGCAAAATAATCAACATCAATCTTGGCAATTTTGTTATATACTGGATAATCCAAAAATGGCTGACTCAATTTTATCAAAACAATAGTAATGTTCAACATGAGGCCATCGCTGGCTAATTTGGTGAAATCTGCGTGGCTTCCCCTCCTCAAATGGCTTACATTGACCAAATTTGCAAACCATTTTAGCACCAGCTCTCTTGTTTGCGTTGAGCCACGAATCAATTTATCCACAATGACGAACAAGTGGTCAATGATTACCTTGTATTCGTTTTGGGCGAGTTCAAAAGCAGTAACGAGCTGTGGTTGGGACATGGACTTTGGATGGTCGCCAAAATATTCAGCGCACGAGGCCGACAATGGCGAGACTCTCAAAACCGGTCCTAGCAACGAGTGCCATTCAAAGTCCAACCCTTCCCTTCTTGAATTTGGTGGGAAAAATCCATCAACTTGTGAAAAGACAGCTGCCACGGgtttcatcatcaccaaattCTCAAACATGGTGAGATAACCGAGATGTTTGCCGGTTTTAATCGATTCATTTTGAGTCAATTTTACACTTAATGTGGGGAAGATTAAATTCAACACCGTCAATAAACTATCGTCTTCCACGGATTCTTGAATGATTTGAGTTAAGAAGGACGAAACTTGTGCAAATTTATcaatcaagaaattgattgattctTTtagattttcttttgcaaacatATCAGGAAATTGCAAAGCCATGCCAGCATACCTCACGGTATGCTTGAGTATAGATGCAAGAAATGCCGTCTTTTCCGCAGCAAATTTCGTCTTCAAGGGCAATTTCTGCTTCAACAGGTAGGCCCTTTCATACATGTGGTGCAAATAACTCATTGGTTCTGGGTATTTGTAGTCTGAGTTTAAAAGCTCCATAAACACTTCATCCAAGTAGTTTTCATCGAGGCTACCGATGCAATTTTCAGACAATTGATGTGCATTGACTGAAATTGCAGTTTTATTCGGtggcaaattgaaaatcgAATCCATGGTCTCGCCAACCCAGCTTGTTTTAACAAGGGGAGATGTTTCGTTGTAGCCTGTCACATGTACTGTAGTAGCTGTGGTGCCTGGGCTTGCCTTTGAAACTGGACGGTGGGTGCTCGTATCAAGCGTCCTTGCGCGTTGTGGTTGTTCTTTGTCAAATGtagatggagttgaagacAATGTTGCTTCTTGACTAGAAGAGCCCTTTTGATTACTCGATGACGCGTTTGCACTGGCAGCATTCAATTTGGCTAACCTTTTGGCTCGTATCTGTGTAAATCAGTTAGTCGGttagtttttttctttgcctgGTTCTCAAGGGGGGGGTTTTGGGTTGTCTCTAGTTACATACTTCGTCTGCACTGGACATGCTGTGGAAATTTAGTATGGCAAAATGTGCTGAATTGATTGATTCAATTAATTGAAGGGGCGCGGGAGGAGGGAAAGGGGTCACTTCGTGGTGGTAGAAAGGTCAGGTGCTAGCACAAGTCTAGACCGGAGAgattgtgtgtgtgtgaggGGCTGTACTGCCAGCTGGTTACTGTGGTAAGGGATATGGCTGTAGGCAAATTGACGGAATTTGGCAACAACTGATAGAGACAGTGAGAGAAAGGCGAAAAGTGAGCAAAGCTCGCGATTTCTCAACTTCTTACACACCTGgccctctctctctttccttGTGAGTGTGGGAGGGGAAAGGGAAGCTAACAGTTTTTCCGCGGTTGGTCCAATGTGAAGAGCATTTGGGACGGTACAGTGGTGGTATGGTGTCAATTATTTGTAACTTGAAGCCTGGTGTTTACTTGTTATTGAAGTTTATTCAGAATATACCTATGGGGCTGGTGTGTTGTTAATAGAGGGGTGGTGTTCCGTGGTCCCCAGAGTCTCGCCCCGTCCAGCGAGAGATggcgagagagagagcgagAGATAGCGAGAGATGGCGAGAGATGGCGAGAGTTTCTCGCTACGCTTTACAGCCAAAAGCCAAACAAACAAGCtaccacacacacactctctctctctcttttaaagtggtggtggtggtgcttctAGTTTCACCAGAGAGTTTAACATACAAGTAAGCCCCGGCTACGAGTAGCATTCAACACAAATCAGCTCAACTCAAGAGagttttgttgtttgacTTACATACAAACAATACACTTACTTCTCGCTGTAAAGAACTTGAGGTCCCCTCTTTACCCAtcgcccccccccccttcctcctcctAACCTCGCCTCATAAGCCGTCGAGATCTAAGACAAAGACGGGCTCTCCTGTTCCAGGtgtgatttttttttttttttttgtttttttttatgttgtttttttttttaatttttttttttttggttctctTGTCAAAGAAGTCAAGGACGAAATTACCAGGCCATAATATAACCACCAATTTTCCATTCCACAGAGAGCACAGCaaaaagcaagagcaaaagtGGGAATTTGGACAGACAACCAATAAGGACCAGAAGCAACACGTCCAAGGTGGGACAgaacgaaaaagaaaagaaaaaaaaaaagggaaaaaggacaaggatTGGGATTGTTTATTGATGGAAAAAATGACAGAAATTCCTTCATCCATAATTACGGCTCTAACAAAATATCAAGATCGACCATTTATACTAtaccttgaaaaagatcTTATAAAGTTTATCAAGAACTCAATATTGGGCAATATCAAACAGCCGGAGTATGTTATTCAAGCGCAGTACTTGAAGAACTCGTATTATAGGCTATTGAGCCACCAATTGTGCCAGTACTACCATCTACAGCATTGGAACAACCAATCGAATGAAATTGTTGTTACACCAAGTGACAATTTTGACTATGAATCCTTTACGACCCAAATTGACGATGAAGCCAGTGGCTTTGTTAAAGTTGCCGATGTAGCTGCTCATTACCGCGCTGAACATTCTCCACCTCCTTTGTCCACAACAACACCTCCCTTGTCAGACTCGGGTTCGGGTCACCTGCATTCCGcatatcaacaacaaccacaacaacgTCCACAGCAACATCcacatcaacaccatcaaccaACGCGAACATCTACTCAGGATTCCATAGAAAGTGGCACTTCATCTGCAGACTCTTCACATGTCAGAATCGTTAAACCCAAGATGATTGTCAAAAAGATTATCAATAAACCGTCCACACCCGATATCGAAGTGGGCgaacagcagcaattgAACGTGGAAaactttgccaaattgaaacttGAGCAGATGAATGCCCAACTGCCAGCATCTGAAGCCTCAGTGTCAACCAGTGCCTCGGAGTCAACTAAATCTACAATTGAAAGTCAACGAGCATCAAAGGAAGCATTATATAAGAAACTCAGAGAAGAAATATTTTtaaaagaagacgaagaccAAGGTGACggcgaggaagaagaagatgatgatgatggagaagaagatggagaaggAAATAACGgtgacaacgacaacaacaacgaagaagaagagaacgGACATGGATCGCTGAGCTTGGATCATGCCAAACCAGAAGGCTCGGCTACACTAAAATCGAAAAGCTTCAACAATAAATACGACAGAGACTACAAAACGCAATACAAACCACGTCAACACCGCACTCATCCacagcaactgcaacaacaacaactgcaacaccAAATTCCTCAACAATACGCTTATAGCATGGCACaacaaatgcaaatgcagaTTCCATACCAACAAATATATGCGGCTCCAAGTGGGTTATCGCCAACAATTCCTCAAGCCGGATCAGTTCCCATCATGTATAGTCCTTACTATCCAACTCAACCTATGTTGCCCCACACTTATGGCTACCCGGCTTACAACATGCCACCGTACGATAGGGAAACCGAGAGAAGATTACTAAATAATCCCTATATTATTATACCTGATGACAATGGACACAATGAAAGgtatggtggtggcaaaCCTAGTGTTGGTAGACTGAGGGGAGGCAGAGGCAGAGCGGGAGGAAattatcattatcatcatcaccagcaacaacaacaacaacaacaacaacaccatcatgGCACATCTAGAGGATCTTCACCTCAGATTGGAAACGTACGAGGCGGAGGCAGACTGTAGCAATGcaagatatatatatctgaGCTGGGGCCGAAAACATCAAGACAGACACGGATGATAAGTACCAGATACAAGTATAGTTAGTAAGTACAGTACATATAGAGTGCGGCGCGCTTGTGATTACTTttttaagaaaaaaagaaaaaatagagTTACCCTCGAACTCCTGATACTGCCACTGCTTGTCTAGTAGCGTGATATTTGAAGCCCAGATTTACAGCAAAGTGTGTATGTATGTGTATGGCTGTTTCTCTCCCAAATTGGCTTTGCTCTATCCCCTCTACCCTCTAGGCTCTAAGCTCTAGGCCATGTACCCAACCTCCACGTCCTCCCTCTGCCCAATTCCCTTCTGACGCGCAATTATGTAAAAATAGAGGGTCCCCCtccatttttttccgcgagatcaaaatcataaaaaaagaaaaaaaagaaaggaagcCCTGTCAAACTTCACACGTCAACCACAATTCTTacccacaaccaccaccaccaccaccaccaccaccccccCTTCTCTTTCCTCACTCCCTTTCTCACTCACTAAACAATGTCATCAAATCAATTGGACGACGACTTGGTTCCGGAACAGGTAGAAGGCTACACCGTAAGCGAGAAAAAGACAGTTGACGAATACAACAAGCTCGACGCCGAGGATGAATCATTGGCGAAATGGAAAGCCTCGTTGGGATTAGCCACTGGTTCAGGCTCAAGTGCCCTCTATCCAGTCACACCCGGTGACACGCGCAAGGTAGTCGTGACTGAGCTAGCATTGGAGTTTCCCGAACAGCCGGAACTTGAACCAATTCGTATTTCTCTAGAAGATGACAAGGGACAAACTATCGTGGGCAAGGAGATCAAGTTTAGCATCAAGGAGAAGTCGATCTATCAGCTCGTGGTGAAGTTTAGAGTCCAGCATGAAATCATCACTGGCTTGAAGTATTTACATTCGGTTAAGCGTGGTGCGTTGAGAGTTGACAAGGTTGAAGAGCCTTTGGGGAGCTATGCTCCAAACACGAAGGAGAAACCTTACTATGAGAGGAAGTTCCCCGAGGTGGAGGCGCCTTCGGGGATGATTGCTAGGGGCACCTATTCTGCCGTTTccaagtttgttgatgatgataaaaACGTCCACTTGACTGTTCCTTGGAGTTTCTCCATTGTTAAATAGATCTGATGGATATATAAAGATAAACACATATACAAATATAAATATaaatagagagagaaaaaaagagagtgtgtgttttAAATGcgcagtagtagtagcaaaAATAATGGCTTTGTCTACAAATtctattgaaaaaaaaaatgcaaataTGGGGTTTTTTAAAAACCCATTTGGCTCACCTATTCGTGGAATCCGTCAAAAGTCGCTTGTGCAAGCTTTTgaacttcttcttggtgggATTTCTGTTGGGTATGTAAGCTGGTGCCTTATTGGATTTGGGAGCTTTATTTATTCCGCctgatgctgatgctgaCAGTAATGTGACTCCTCTGGCATGTTTGGAGGTGGATCTTTTCTGGTTTGATGAGCTGAAGGATCCTGTGGCATCCAGTGCCCACATAACACCCTGGCTCAGCTCCTCAAAGCCCACCAGATATTCGCTCCCCCAGTCGTCAAATTgagactttgactttgatttcGATTTGTAATTCACGACGAGCGACCCTAAATCATTCACCAGCCAATTTGCTCTATAggtcttgaacaagttttgGATATCCGTCTTTTTCACATCGCCAAGAGTCTTGCCCAAGAGCGTATACAACTGGTTCAACCGGTCTCCTTTCTCCAAATACCGCAAGGAGTCTGCTAGACAGCCATCTTTCTCGAAATCCTTTATGAACCGCGACACTTTGTCAACGGGCTTTCTCCAAAACTCGCCATTTGCTTCCTCCGTGTATGACGAGATAAAGAGCAAAGTCTTGGCTCTTGTGCACGCGACATAAAAACACCGGCGCTCTTCATCAATCGAGTTGGGGTCATCCAGGTTCATGGCAAATGCAGCAGGCAAGAGATTCTCAGAGAGTCCCGGAATAAACACAACTGGCCACTCCAAGCCTTTGGAGCCGTGTATCGTGCTCAAGGATACCTTGGTTTTTCCCTGATCTTCCTGCTCAGACTCGTCCGTCTCGTATAGTCCAATGGACTCAATGAATTTGACAATGAAATTATCTTCGATGttatcttcttcttcttgaatCTCGTTATCAGCCATGAACAAGTTTTCCTGTGGCTCAAAATGGCAGAATTGGTCTCGCACTTCGGCAACATTCAACCGCcgttcttcttcgtctgcAAACTCCTTTTCGAGTCCAGAATCGGCATAGACTTGGTCAAACAAACTTTGGATGCTCTGTTTGTCGATAACGTCACCTGAAccaatcttttccaattgcaaCAGTGCTTTATCGATAATTTTCAAGTAATCGCAAACCTTTTCCCGGACCTTGGGCCCAAACTTCATGTCCTTGTCTCGAGAATTATTTCCAGCTATAGTGCGAAGTGCATCACGCACTGTCTTCCCCGTGTTTCTTGCTTGCTGGATGTGCAAATCAATAACACCAAGCGTAACGTCTCCCAACCCTCGCTTCGGGTAGTTTAAAGTTCGAAGTATCGAGACTCGGTCGTTTTCATCACCGCAAGCTTTCAAGTAATCCATGATGGCCATGACTTCTTTCCTCTCCCAAAAGGCTTTACCTCGAACCATAATGTAAGGAATCTTTCTCTTGACAAATTCTGCTTCaattgctcttgtttgatAAGCTGCTCTTGTCAAGATGGCAATTTCGTCATGTCTGATTGGAGACTGGGGCAATTTCATCAAAAACTCAATCTGGTGCGCTATCCATTCAGCTTCCTGTTTAGccgagtccaagttgacatAAATTGGCTTTAATGAAAATTGGGTCTGAGAGTTTAAATTCTTAACTAGTCGatcttcttgttgacgCATTACTCGTTCGGAAAAGTCCAAAATGTCAAATGTAGATCTGTAATTTTCCGTTAGCGACACAGCGGAGCAAGCAAGTGCTTCATGGTGTCTCGAGTAGTGCTCTTGCATGGCCTGGAAATTCTTGCTTTGCGCCTCACGGAACGCATATATGCTCTGGTCCGGGTCTCCAACTATGGTGACATTATGTTGGTATTGAGGAAAGGAAATGTGACCCTTTGCAAACTCGTACATCAACTGGAGTTGGATCTCGTTGGTATCTTGAAACTCGTCCACCAACACATGCCGGATGTTGTGCAACACGGGTAATTTGGTGATCAAGATGTAACAGTAAAGCAAACAGTCATCATaatccaattttttttccacttgAAGCTTCTTTTGGTAAGCGGTATAAAGCAAGCTTAGGCACTTGTTGGAATCTCGTTGGTTGGAATAGTAATCGGGCAACATCCCCTTAGCTTTAAGTTTGCCAATATGGcgtttcaagtttttgacaTCGACGTCATGATATTTTGCATTTGCGTTCCCCGAGACTAGGAACTGCGCAGTCGAATGGAGAGAGCTTTTGAGGTGTTGAATATCACCAGTCGACAAGTCCTTCTCGAGCATTTCCTTCATCAAGTGGTCCTTGTCTCGTTCATCGGCGATGGTAAAGCCTCCCAAGCCAACTTTAGCTCCAAACCTCTTGATTATCCGGTAGCATATACTGTGGAAAGTTCCAATCAAGAGCTTCGACACCTCGACCCCTGAATCCTGGCCCAATAATTTCTCCAACCTCTCGCACATTTCATTGGCTGCCTTTTTTGTGAATGTAGTTACTATAATATTCTCGGgtttgatcttttcaacGAGCAACAAGTACGCGACTCTTGATATGAGTACTTTGGTTTTGCCCGTACCGGGTCCAGCAATGATTTGCAACCGACCATTTGCAGGAGACGTGGCTGCTTGCAACTGATTAGTGTTTAGACCGTGAAACGTAGCATGAAGCTTAGCATGATCCGTGGTTGTGTGGGTGGGCATTAATTTTTGAGAAAATGCACGATATAGTCGTCTTCCTACTGATACTCTGTGGTGAAAGAAGTGGCAGAAGAGGTAATACatcgaagaagaagagcacatagaggaggaggaagacgtgtatatatacaatTGGATCAGATAGAAAAAATATAGAGCGCATTATTTGGTTTGGTTCAAATGCACTCAAACAAGAGTGCTTCACAAGTATATACAAGCCACtagttttggaaatgttGGCTCAGAGTGGCCATCAAACACAGCATCTGACAATCGCAACCCACAGGAGTTGCTTGATGGGGCCGATGGTGGTTCACGACACACTGTCCTTGACAAATCTGACAGGCTTCCATCGCTCACGTGACCTGTGAACTCTCACTAAAAATAAAATGAAGGATGTGCAACTTCGCAgtcttttgattttgtgtTCCAAACGGGTTTCAAAATCTGGCTTACTATGTGTTGCAGAATTGAATACCAACGCCAATATCTGGTGGTGAAAATGGTCAACTAAAGTTGGCAGTTCCCATCAGAAACGTCGAGAAGCAAAGTTTTCCTCTCTTCGTTGGACTTTAGAAGTAATTTATTTGGTGTACCTTCAGACTAGAGCtgattgaatttttttttttttttggttccaaaatcaaacaaaagaagacCACTTGGAACaactttggtcaagatcatATTCGAACGTCAAAAGCTGTGACACCAAAACGGGCAACTATCCACACAAGCATCCATTTACAATGACCACCACTTTCCATAAATTCTTACCTTCTCGGAGAGCTAAACACTCAAAGATTGATGCCTCGGGGGGAAGGGTAGGGGTAAGAGAACATCCACACATGGTAGCCGCATATacacatcaacaaaataAATATTTGTGCACAACATCAACCGGATTCGAAATCGGCTTGGTGTCACCCCAGCCAGGGCTCTCCCCCCCAATACCCCTGCACCGTCCTAATTCCCGCTGGCTTCTGCAAGGATGCTTCGAGTGTGGCAAGTGCTATGCAGTCTATGTCTACTTTTGAAGTTGTCGCAATGTGACCAGCCTACAAACCTGTCAACATTCTTGTCAGCAAGCCTGTCTAGTAACCTGTCGACAAACCTGTCCACAAATCCACAAATACTAGATGTGGCCATACGTACACAGCGCGATGTTTCACGACCGATACCGATTGACCAACTAACGGTTGCTGGACTTTCGTTGAACTCACTATTTGAGGTTGGAGGATATACCCAGGAGTCGCTTGGAAACTTGTCCAGCCTACTTTATAACGGGACCCAGGCTATCATGGTGGATCTATACTGGAACGAATTTACTTCGGTGTGGCAGCTATGCCCGGCTCCCTTTCCGCAGAATATGACTTACAACATGAACAGCAATGTCAATGTGACCTGGGAGAACCGCACGTATTCCTGCGAATATGGATTCACGACGGACAATGTCATGGATGCTCTTGCGAGCTATATCCAATCTACAAACACGGACTTTCAAGCCAACTTTATGCATCTTTTgtacaatttgaaatcgatcCACTATGAGAAATCCAACAGGACAACGGAGCTCGAAAACATCTATCTACCGAGATCCAAAACTGTTGTCGTTGGCAATTCGTCGCTAATCGACACCGTTGCTCCCATATCATCATACCTTTTCACCCCGGATGTGCTCAACTCGTTTCGAGCTCGCGGACTGGCGAATTACTCTTCCTACCAAAATTTTTACAGTCGATCAAATTTTACAATGCCCTCGCTAGAAACAATCTTACTCCTGGAATATAAACGGCTACTAGTGAACATAGTGTCTGATGACACTGTGCAGTCGCGCAGGAGTTACGAAATCAGCGACCAAGATCGGCgaattttattttttgagGACACGCTTCCCATAGATGCCATGAACACTACTACAGCTGACAATTATTGCAACCAGGTTTTTCTGTACAGAAACACGGTTGAAGATTTCGACAATCAGACCTTATCAACCCATTTCCGGTACGCAATAGACAATGATAACGAACCCTTCACCACGCAA carries:
- a CDS encoding 60S ribosomal protein uL29 → MVAVKTYELRTKSKADLENQLVELKKELANLKVQKLQRPSLPRIHIVRKNIARVLTVINLNQRDNVKAFYEGKKYQPKDLRAKKTRALRRKLTKHEQSQETDKARKARISFPQRKFAIKA